The Fretibacterium sp. OH1220_COT-178 genomic interval TATCATGATTTCTTCGCTTATCGTGTCTTTTTTCTTGACTAGAGCCCACAAAAAAACGTCAAAATGTTGCTTTTAATTCGACGAGAAGTATAATGTAATCATCTTGTATTACAAGTTGGACTTGCTTGTGAGCTGTTTTTGTCTTGGATTGCTGTTTGTTGACGGCAATAGAAGCTCGTATTTCTAGGCGTCTGGAACTTTATCAGCGTTTCTCTGGCTCTCGGAATTTAAGCAGAACACAATAAAATCTTGAGGAGGAGCGGATCATGAGGAAAGCAGTGGCAGTCTTTGGCGTTGTCGCGTTATCGATAATGTTTGTGGCCTCCGGATGCCTCCGTGCAGGAGCGAACGAGCTGGTGTTTCAATTAGCCATGGTGGATCCTGAGACTTCTCCATACTACAAGGGAGCAGCAAAAGTTGCTGAAGAGGTTGCAGCGGCCACCGATGGAAGGATCAAGATCAAAATAGCCGCCGGTGGTACGCTTGGAGGGGAGCGCGACACCGTTGAGCTTGCAATGACGGGTGATATTGACATTGCTACGGCAGCGAATTCAGTGATGACTAATTTCATCCCCGAGATGAGTATCTTGGATCAAGCCTTTTTATGGTCCAACGCAAAACAAGCACATGCGGCAGTGGATGGCCCCGTCGGAGTGCTCATTCAAGAAAAAGCAAAGAAACTCGGTCTGCATGTGATCGGCTATATGGAGTCCGGGTTCCGGAATGTCTTTTCGGTAAGGCCCATAGCAAAGATTGAGGATTTTACCGGAATCAAGATTCGAACCATGCAGAATCAGTACCACATGACAGCGTTTAGCGCCTTCGGGGCAATGCC includes:
- a CDS encoding TRAP transporter substrate-binding protein gives rise to the protein MRKAVAVFGVVALSIMFVASGCLRAGANELVFQLAMVDPETSPYYKGAAKVAEEVAAATDGRIKIKIAAGGTLGGERDTVELAMTGDIDIATAANSVMTNFIPEMSILDQAFLWSNAKQAHAAVDGPVGVLIQEKAKKLGLHVIGYMESGFRNVFSVRPIAKIEDFTGIKIRTMQNQYHMTAFSAFGAMPVAMAAGEQFTALQQGTIDAAENAIANCWNNGFYEVTKNITYSNHAFVYILLCMSNEAWNKIPEDLREPFLSAVKRGCDAERQYLVEANEDATEKLKGAGVAFHNIDHMTLKTAYEKAAKEKGLKFDPAWEAAVTEVLASVK